AAGAAAGCTTTTCGCTGCGATCCCACAAAAGCTCAGCgcagctgctctgctgtgctctTCCCCCATTCGTACAATGCACCGCAACATTTTACGAATCACCCCAGGGGGTTATCACCAAGGCagcctttctctctctctctctctcgctttctgcTTCTGTGTCTTGGGTCAGGCAAAGTCAATCCCTTATCGGCTGCTCCATGCTCTGATTTTGTCTAGTTCTGTGGCAGTCTTTGAGTGATGTTGAAGCTAAGCAATCGACTGAAACTGACCAGGGTTCGGGCTCTGCCCGGCGCACCACGCCACGCCTCTTCAGCGCACAGCAGCGAGGGCGAGCGCACGGCTCTCTACGACTTTCATGTGCAAAAGGGTGGAAAAATCGTCAACTTCGGTGGCTATGCACTGCCCGTGCAATACTCCGATCAGAGCATCATCGCCTCGCATCTGCACACGCGGAGTGTGGGCTCCATTTTCGATGTCTCGCACATGCTGCAGACCTACGTGCGGGGCAAAGatgcggctgcctgcctggagTCTGTGTGCACGGCGGACATCACAGGTACTCCCGCGGGTAGTGGAACCCTCACGGTGTTCACCAATGACCAAGGCGGCATTCTGGACGATCTCATTGTGAACAAGGTCAGCGAGAAGGAGCTGTATGTTGTGTCCAATGCGGCCATGAAGCAGCAGGATCAGGAAATAATCAGTGCAGCTGTGGTAAGGCTTACTTATAGAGGTATAAGGGAAGTCCTCAAActacaatttccatttacttTCAGTCTTCCTTCAAGTCGCAGGGCAAAGACGTTGCCGTGGAGTTCCTTGCACCCTCCGATCAGTCTCTGATTGCCGTGCAAGGGCCCCGAGTGGCGGCGGAACTAGCCGAGCTGCTGGCTCCAGCCACTGCCTTGGACCAACTCTACTTTATGGGTTCCATGGTCGGAACTGTGGCAGGTGTACCCAGTGTGAGGATTACGAGATGCGGCTACACGGGGGAGGATGGAGTGGAGATGTCGGTGGACTCTTCCCACGTGCGGACCCTCACCGAAGCTCTCTTGGCGAATGGAACCCTGAAGCTGGCTGGCCTGGGAGCCAGAGACTCGTTACGCCTGGAGGCGGGACTTTGTCTCTACGGCAGCGACATCGATGCCCAGACCACACCTGTGGAGGCAGCTCTGGCCTGGCTGGTGGCCAAAAGGCGGCGAACGACACGCGACTTTCCCGGAGCTGAGGTGGTGCTCGGCCAGCTCAAAGGAGGCGTGCAGCGACGCCGCGTGGGTCTACAAATGTTGGGCGCAAAGCCACCGCCCGCACGCTCCGGAGTGACAATCTTCAGTGGGGGTCAGCAGGTGGGCCAGGTGACAAGTGGCTGCCCAAGTCCCAGCACGGGTCGCAACATAGCCATGGGCTATGTGCAGGATGCCCTGAAGGCGCCAGGCACCAAAGTGGAGCTCAAAGTGCGCGACAAGTTCTACGAGGCAGAGATTACAAAAACTCCGTTTGTCAAAGCTAATTACTTCAATAAACCAAAGATATAAAAGGGCAGCTATGGGCAGAGGTTGTTCGAGCGTTCCACCAATTACCTTGACGAACTTCATGAGGCTGCGCACCTGGGCCGCGTCGAAGCGCACCTGTCGATGCAGTCGGGAGAGCGGAGCCAGCGCCTGCATCAGCTGAATGCGTTGATTGAATCGCGGATGCAGCGAGCAGAGCACCAGAAAAGCATTGAAGGCCTGCGAACACCAAAGGGGTTAGGGGTaagggcagggggcagcatCGAATAAGCCTTCGCTCACCTGCGAGTGTCCAATTAGCAGCACTTGTCGCGCGGGCTCCTCTTTAGCCGCCTCCCCGgactgctgctcgctgcctgTGACCTCCGCCATGTGGTCAATTATGGCGGGCAGGTCGTAGGCGCCATGCTCGTGGAAGCTGAAGCTCCAAAACTCATCCATGACATCGGTCAGCTCGGTGTGCTGGCGCCCGTACGGGTACGCGCCGCGCAGATTCGCCAGCCACACGTCGTACTGCAGTTGGTGCAGCTGAAAAGCTGCAGCCCAAATACTTAGTTATCTTAGAAACAAGAGAAACTAGAGGCAATCTGCGCTTACCCAAACTCCTGGCTGGCCCCAGGCAGACCCAGCCCAGCGATGATCCCAGCAGTCCATGGACCAGCAGCACAGCGCGTGCCCCGGGCTGTGggagtcgctgcagctgcagctgatagCCGTCCGCGGTGGTCACATTGTGCAGCTCA
The sequence above is a segment of the Drosophila subobscura isolate 14011-0131.10 chromosome U, UCBerk_Dsub_1.0, whole genome shotgun sequence genome. Coding sequences within it:
- the LOC117900442 gene encoding aminomethyltransferase, mitochondrial; translation: MLKLSNRLKLTRVRALPGAPRHASSAHSSEGERTALYDFHVQKGGKIVNFGGYALPVQYSDQSIIASHLHTRSVGSIFDVSHMLQTYVRGKDAAACLESVCTADITGTPAGSGTLTVFTNDQGGILDDLIVNKVSEKELYVVSNAAMKQQDQEIISAAVSSFKSQGKDVAVEFLAPSDQSLIAVQGPRVAAELAELLAPATALDQLYFMGSMVGTVAGVPSVRITRCGYTGEDGVEMSVDSSHVRTLTEALLANGTLKLAGLGARDSLRLEAGLCLYGSDIDAQTTPVEAALAWLVAKRRRTTRDFPGAEVVLGQLKGGVQRRRVGLQMLGAKPPPARSGVTIFSGGQQVGQVTSGCPSPSTGRNIAMGYVQDALKAPGTKVELKVRDKFYEAEITKTPFVKANYFNKPKI